The proteins below are encoded in one region of Nilaparvata lugens isolate BPH chromosome X, ASM1435652v1, whole genome shotgun sequence:
- the LOC111045251 gene encoding glucose dehydrogenase [FAD, quinone]-like: protein MPPMLSLAGGIGGSTWVTLSMFPLIIMALTYFRYNNVDPESRPINVRQVFPEYDFVVVGGGSAGAVVANRLSEVKNWTVLLLEAGGDETEISDVPSLAGYLQLTDLDWQYKTSPPPEETAYCLAMNENKCFWPRGKVLGGSSVLNAMIYVRGNKNDYDQWESLGNPGWSYDNVLPYFKKSEDNRNPYLVNTPYHSAGGYLTVQESPWKSPMAVAFVKAGEELGYTNTDINGENQTGFMIAQGTIRRGSRCSTAKAFLRPVRLRKNLHVAMNSQVIKVMLNTDNDKPMATGVQFIRDGRKQTVRARREVILSSGAINSPQLLMLSGIGPKDHLDELGIPVVQDLKVGYNLQDHVGLGGLTFIIDDPITFKKSRFQTISVALEYILNEQGPMTSLGGVEGLAFVNTKYNNKRSDWPDIQFHFAPSSVNSDGGEQIRRILNLRDRVYNVMYKPLVNAETWTILPLLLRPKSTGRVRLKSNNPLAKPIIEPRYFTHREDIDTLIEGIRIALNVSATKPFQKFNSRPLTVQMPGCQKHPFDTDEYWECALRHFTFTIYHPTSTCKMGVDPEAVVDPSLKVHGVDSLRVIDASIMPTIVSGNPNAPTIMIGEKGADLIKKDWL from the exons ATGCCGCCTATGCTTTCATTGGCAGGGGGCATCGGAGGCTCGACATGGGTGACCCTGTCTATGTTCCCCCTCATTATTATGGCCCTCACCTACTTCAGATACAACAATGTCGACCCTGAGTCAAGGCCCATCAATGTCAGACAG GTATTTCCGGAGTATGACTTCGTGGTCGTTGGAGGCGGATCTGCCGGAGCAGTAGTTGCTAATCGATTATCGGAGGTGAAAAATTGGACAGTTCTACTATTAGAGGCTGGAGGAGATGAGACCGAGATATCTGATGTTCCTTCATTGGCTGG GTATTTGCAGCTAACTGACTTGGACTGGCAATACAAGACATCCCCACCACCAGAAGAAACGGCCTACTGCCTGGCTATGAATGAAAATAAGTGCTTCTGGCCAAGAGGAAAAGTGCTGGGTGGATCAAGTGTATTGAATGCCATGATTTATGTTAGAGGAAATAAGAACGATTATGATCAGTGGGAATCTTTGGGCAACCCTGGTTGGAGCTACGATAATGTTTTGCCATATTTTAAAAAGTCAGAGGACAATCGTAACCCCTATCTAGTTAATACTCCTTATCACAGTGCAGGCGGGTATCTAACAGTTCAAGAATCTCCATGGAAATCACCAATGGCTGTGGCATTCGTCAAAGCTGGTGAAGAACTCGGTTACACAAATACAGATATCAACGGCGAGAATCAAACGGGCTTCATGATTGCTCAAGGGACAATTCGTCGAGGTTCTAGATGTAGTACAGCCAAAGCTTTCCTTCGACCAGTTCGATTGAGAAAGAACTTACATGTTGCCATGAATAGTCAAGTAATTAAAGTTATGTTGAATACTGATAATGATAAACCAATGGCTACTGGtgtacagtttattcgggatgGGAGAAAACAAACAGTGCGTGCAAGAAGAGAAGTTATCTTGTCTTCAGGTGCAATTAACTCTCCTCAACTACTTATGCTCTCTGGAATTGGTCCTAAAGACCATCTTGATGAGCTAGGTATTCCTGTGGTACAGGATCTCAAAGTAGGATACAACTTGCAGGATCATGTAGGATTGGGAGGATTGACTTTCATTATTGATGACCcaatcacattcaaaaaatcaagattcCAAACTATCTCTGTAGCTTTAGAGTATATTTTGAATGAGCAGGGACCCATGACTTCTTTAGGTGGTGTTGAAGGTTTAGCTTTTGTCAACAcaaaatataacaacaaaagGAGTGATTGGCCCGATATCCAGTTCCACTTCGCTCCCAGTTCTGTAAACTCTGACGGTGGCGAACAAATTAGAAGGATATTGAATTTGAGAGATAGAGTCTACAATGTCATGTACAAGCCACTTGTCAACGCTGAGACTTGGACCATTCTCCCTCTGTTACTGCGACCGAAAAGCACAGGACGAGTTCGATTGAAGAGTAATAACCCTCTCGCAAAACCAATAATCGAGCCCAGATATTTCACACATCGGGAGGATATTGACACTCTTATCGAAGGTATTCGGATAGCGTTGAATGTCTCAGCAACAAAGCCATTTCAAAAGTTCAATTCGCGACCTCTTACCGTACAAATGCCTGGTTGCCAGAAACATCCATTCGACACAGATGAGTACTGGGAATGTGCTTTGAGACACTTCACATTCACCATTTACCATCCTACAAGTACTTGTAAAATGGGTGTTGATCCCGAAGCTGTAGTTGATCCTAGTCTAAAAGTGCACGGAGTGGATAGTCTTAGAGTAATCGATGCTAGTATAATGCCGACTATTGTCAGTGGCAACCCAAATGCTCCCACTATTATGATAGGTGAAAAGGGAGCCGATTTAATTAAAAAAGACTGGTTGTAA